The following coding sequences lie in one Drosophila bipectinata strain 14024-0381.07 chromosome XR, DbipHiC1v2, whole genome shotgun sequence genomic window:
- the LOC108123653 gene encoding farnesol dehydrogenase-like: MDRWTNRVAVVTGASSGIGAACCKDLVSKGMVVVGLARRENRLQELKESLPADQAKRFHFRKCDVGEEQDVIDAFKWIDTNLGGADVLVNNAGIVRLNVGVTNEGNSKDLRDILNTNVLGVSWCTREAFRSLQERKVDDGHILIINSVAGHKIPVSPFFSLGMYPPSKHAVTALTEILRQEFLNKKTKTKITSISPGGVDTEIFDKTIAAQLPEVMPMLRSEDVADAVTYCIQTPPNVQIHELIIKPVGEML; the protein is encoded by the exons ATGGATCGCTGGACGAATCGCGTTGCTGTTGTCACGGGTGCCAGCTCCGGAATAGGAGCCGCCTGCTGCAAGGATCTGGTCTCCAAGGGCATGGTAGTGGTGGGTCTGGCCCGTCGCGAGAATCGCCTCCAGGAGCTGAAGGAATCCCTGCCGGCGGATCAAGCCAAGCGCTTTCATTTCCGAAAGTGTGACGTCGGCGAGGAGCAGGATGTGATCGATGCCTTCAAGTGGATCGACACCAACCTGGGCGGAGCGGATGTCCTGGTGAACAATGCCGGCATCGTGCGCCTCAATGTGGGCGTTACAAACGAGGGTAACTCTAAGGATCTGCGCGATATCCTGAACACCAATGTCCTGGGCGTGTCGTGGTGCACCCGGGAGGCCTTCCGTTCGCTCCAGGAGCGCAAAGTGGACGACGGACACATCTTGATCATAAACAGTGTGGCTGGGCACAAGATTCCTGTATCGCCGTTCTTCAGTCTGGGTATGTATCCCCCATCGAAACACGCTGTGACGGCTCTCACGGAGATCCTGCGACAGGAGTTTCTCAACAAAAAGACCAAGACCAAGATCACG AGCATTAGTCCCGGGGGCGTGGACACGGAAATTTTCGACAAGACCATTGCCGCTCAGTTACCCGAGGTTATGCCCATGCTGCGCTCAGAGGATGTGGCGGATGCGGTCACCTATTGCATTCAGACCCCGCCGAATGTCCAGATCCATGAACTGATCATCAAGCCAGTGGGAGAAATGCTCTAG